Proteins from a single region of Harmonia axyridis chromosome 4, icHarAxyr1.1, whole genome shotgun sequence:
- the LOC123677484 gene encoding protein Dr1 produces the protein MSLPNPSGNANTEDDELTLPRASINKMIKELVPSVRIANEARELILNCCTEFIHLLSSEANEICNQLHKKTINAKHVLMALEKLGFADYQAEAEAVLKDCKAVAAKRRRQSTRLENLGIPEEELLRQQQELFAKARQEQAFAEQQQWEQIQAAVAAQQIGSIFPMDDDNDDYS, from the exons ATGTCACTACCAAATCCATCAGGAAATGCAAACACTGAAGATGATGAGCTTACATTACCTCGTGCTAGTATAAACAAGATGATAAAAGAACTTGTACCCTCCGTAAGAATAGCAAATGAAGCTAGAGAGCTGATTCTCAACTGTTGTACAGAATTTATTCACCTCTTAAGTTCAGAAGCAAACGAAATATGTAATCAGTTGCATAAAAAGACTATAAACGCCAAACATGTGTTAATGG ctTTAGAGAAACTAGGTTTTGCAGACTACCAAGCTGAAGCAGAAGCAGTTTTAAAAGATTGTAAAGCTGTAGCTGCTAAAAGAAGAAGGCAAAGTACTAGACTTGAAAATTTGGGTATACCAGAAGAAGAATTGCTAAGACAACAACAAGAGTTATTTGCCAAAGCTCGTCAAGAACAAGCATTTGCAGAACAGCAGCAATGGGAACAGATTCAAGCTGCTGTGGCTGCTCAACAAATAGGCTCTATATTCCCAATGGATGATGATAATGACGATTATTCTTAA
- the LOC123677485 gene encoding DET1 homolog, translating into MEDFLRTKKIPPQNIVLRLANRQVFGAKKPGTHFHTARQFYQNLFPNFTIINVEKPPCFLRKFSPDGKYCIAFSADQTFLEVYTYQGAAAAADLLHYVNENRNYQKITEVKNQIFDRFFKLKYSICVSHGSEQLNRECSLFSEDGRYVIIGSAAFIPEEIRPHFYEIYTNNEAITPNIKSPLEDYTLYLIDLHNGKLCDTRQFKVDKIYLSHNQGLYLYKDTLAVLSVQHQSIHIFQILEGMFVNIKTIGRYCFEDDHYIYSSIYPHERAFRETSINSLKHRIQSFLFHRAKSLGPSDLRRFYYFFDIINSLRIWKMQLLDENHLLLKYTTEDTVTMKIPDGNSQPAFFVVFHIIECKVIAVYENTSRRLLQLLEDFCDSFRNVNIYCATHFTCSPSNNLYAKLLQQRFKQTIISAKFGGKNEATKRILAQLPISAQSYSSSPYLDFSLFSYDDKWVSVLERPKAWGEHPIRFYSRDSGFLKFRIYAGTMGRSLLPSTRRLVAFTFHPTDPFAISVQRTNAEYIVNFHIACDNVNSVLHDESDEYGDIHVLNFSQ; encoded by the exons ATGGAAGATTTTCtgcgaacaaaaaaaattcctccACAGAATATAGTTCTTCGTTTAGCTAATAGACAAGTCTTTGGGGCTAAAAAGCCAGGAACCCATTTTCATACGGCAAGACAATTTTATCAGAATTTATTTCCTAATTTTACCATAATTAACGTTGAAAAACCACCTTGTTTCCTCCGAAAATTTAGTCCAGATGGAAAATATTGtatagctttttctgctgaCCAAACTTTTTTGGAAGTTTATACTTATCAAGGAGCTGCTGCAGCTGCAGATCTGCTTCACTACGTTAATGAAAACAGAAACTATCAAAAGATAACTGAGGTCAagaatcaaatatttgataGATTTTTCAAG ttgAAATATAGTATTTGTGTATCTCATGGAAGTGAACAATTGAATAGAGAATGCAGCTTATTTAGTGAGGATGGCAGATATGTAATAATTGGTTCTGCAGCATTCATACCTGAAGAAATAAGacctcatttttatgaaatatatacaaataATGAAGCTATTACTCCCAATATTAA atctCCACTTGAAGATTACACTTTATATCTGATAGATTTACATAATGGAAAACTATGTGATACCAGACAAtttaaagttgataaaatttacTTGTCACATAATCAAGGACTCTACTTATACAAAGATACTTTAGCAGTACTTTCAGTTCAACACCAAagtattcatatatttcaaatacTAGAAGGGATGTTTGTTAATATTAAAACTATAGGTCGTTATTGTTTTGAAGATGACCATTACATATATTCTTCCATTTATCCTCATGAAAGAGCATTTCGAGAGacttcaataaattctttgaaACATAGAATACAATCATTTCTGTTCCATCGTGCAAAGTCCCTAGGTCCTAGTGATCTGAGAAGGTTCTATTATTTCTTTGATATTATCAATTCATTGCGAATATGGAAGATGCAACTTTTGGATGAAAATCACTTGTTGCTGAAGTACACAACTGAAGATACAGTTACAATGAAAATTCCAGATGGGAACAGTCAACCAGCATTTTTTGTTGTGTTCCACATAATTGAATGTAAAGTAATTGCTGTTTATGAGAATACATCGAGAAGATTATTGCAGCTATTAGAGGATTTCTGCGACTCGTTTAGGAATGTGAACATTTACTGTGCTACTCATTTCACTTGTAGCCCCTCAAACAACCTATATGCAAAGTTACTTCAACAAAG ATTCAAGCAAACCATCATTAGTGCTAAATTTGGAGGGAAAAATGAAGCTACGAAAAGAATTTTAGCCCAATTACCAATAAGTGCCCAGTCATATAGTTCATCTCCATAtcttgatttttctttattcagTTATGATGATAAATGGGTGTCTGTTTTGGAAAGACCAAAGGCATGGGGGGAACATCCAATAAG GTTTTATTCAAGAGATTCAGGGTTTCTCAAATTTAGAATATATGCAGGAACTATGGGCCGGAGCTTGTTACCTTCAACTCGCAGATTGGTAGCCTTCACTTTTCACCCTACAGATCCATTCGCAATCTCGGTACAAAGGACTAATGCCGAATATATTGTTAACTTCCATATCGCCTGTGATAATGTGAATTCCGTATTACATGATGAAAGTGATGAATATGGTGACAtacatgttttgaatttttctcaataa
- the LOC123677486 gene encoding ADP-ribosylation factor-like protein 2-binding protein, which translates to MNDTERKLENHIDDLELSHLSLENDSDGYFATIIGNIEDIIMQDDFSKLLTSFMDKYWEEFDDAEENKLIYTDIFREYLETIEKYIEENLRKNIDSFDMTFFENELKRRENELDGQIFEILDTFSKFESFKSMLLDYRKMKMGQSIDFSRDISVKKFMIEMETEDTGML; encoded by the exons atgaatgataCCGAAA GAAAATTAGAGAATCACATCGATGATTTAGAACTTTCACATTTGAGTCTCGAAAATGACAGTGATGGATATTTTGCCACAATTATTGGAAATATCGAAGATATAATTATGCAGGATGATTTTTCGAAATTACTAACAAGTTTTATGGATAAATATTGGGAAGAGTTCGATGACGCCGAAGAAAATAAATTGATTTATACAGATATATTCAGGGAGTATTTGGAAACGATCGAAAAATATATCGAAGAAAATTTACGGAAGAATATTGATAGCTTCGATATGaccttttttgaaaatgaactcaa GAGAAGAGAAAATGAGTTGGATGGACAGATATTTGAGATTTTAGACACATTCTCAAAATTTGAGTCTTTTAAAAGTATGCTCCTAGACTATCGAAAA ATGAAAATGGGGCAATCCATTGATTTTTCCAGGGACATCTCTGTCAAAAAATTTATGATAGAAATGGAAACTGAAGATACAGGAATGCTATGA
- the LOC123678696 gene encoding nuclear pore complex protein Nup93-like: protein MSSKRFTIPPAVELGLLERLTANGFHTQVYADDIVVIKWCEEEELTANPSKTTFNLRAPVMNGQTLIFSSECNCLSVTLDCKLNWRKNIDKALSRATAAMWACKRLFGNRWSMKLDMILWDKISGATLCFILNEVIPLNESFQKTYWNSLLNCIFIRKIMSDFSELLQDAEKLTTNLEGTSELPKVERSLRQVLEASNELYSRVAQTGAKDIQANLLLGSKGIDLPKIVQKLESISTKRTFEPIEPVEDLDLSSLLENEVRNCILNVVESGYSSCLKSVYENAWEHQAGEWKQEKRKILHSMIAPSGSFLELGSNKSIFMDAAPPTTPFLGVNETLYASKIIEYNNNVTKNSPQQDLVSVFTKISQEFKDAKVKDMWEMLKYMIDLPPFPHSDDPIKNRYSKPVINALVNRGKKYLEDRYKTYMNNIINENLTLALRGGIPGTYHLVKSFVGIRLQGEYYGLNDGTIEDRPIWPMVYYCLRAGDLNAAIYCLKKHNSDFREIINILEAKINNAPPGDYAKLENSVRFAYRRTVRNETDPFKRIIWSVLGCCDIVDEHSEVARTADDYLWLKLSLVRTDYDKEDHIKYEELQRMILEEYGESHYDAYNQPHLYFQVLLLTGQFEAALEFLARIERYKVHSVHMAIALKELYLLGGPYDPSAPLISIDPMDSKPARRLNIARLILIYVKKFEMVCLNEALHYFFILRNINDSDGVNLFKICTKDLALETKNYEQILGKVQKNGIRSKGLVDQFNSSAITAEIIAEITADSLCKKGLFEDAIELYDVANMQEMTLNLLCSLLSQVVQLPPQAGSLRDRLQQKSGELSERYDREGYRSSMNIVISFLKLKDLLTFFNYYHSKQYNLALKILGDIQLIPLQSHEFEERVKGFDRLSIELCKVIPDVVLATMNMLFAQYQKLKGNDYLPSKFKNDATENQLTYLRQQAKILTDFTGLLPYRMPGDTNSRLVQMEILMH, encoded by the exons ATGTCCTCAAAGAGATTTACTATACCCCCTGCTGTAGAGCTTGGTCTCCTGGAGAGGCTCACAGCAAATGGTTTCCATACTCAAGTGTATGCCGACGATATAGTGGTGATT AAGTGGTGCGAGGAAGAAGAACTAACTGCCAATCCATCAAAGACAACATTTAACCTCAGAGCACCGGTTATGAATGGTCAGACTCTGATCTTTTCAAGTGAGTGTAATTGTCTGAGTGTTACTCTGGATTGTAAGCTCAACTGGAGGAAAAATATAGACAAGGCTCTTTCTAGAGCCACTGCAGCCATGTGGGCCTGCAAACGACTCTTTGGAAATAGATGGAGCATGAAACTGGatatg ATTCTATGGGACAAAATAAGCGGAGCAACTctgtgttttattttgaatgaggTTATACCGCTGAacgaatcatttcaaaaaacttatTGGAATTCTTTGTTAAACtgtattttcattcgaaaaataatgTCTGATTTTTCTGAGCTTCTGCAAGATGCAGAAAAATTGACCACAAATCTAGAAGGAACTAGTGAATTGCCTAAAGTGGAAAGATCCTTACGACAAGTTTTAGAAGCATCTAACGAACTTTACAGTAGAGTAGCACAAACTGGAGCCAAGGATATTCAAGC aaatttattattaggGTCGAAAGGTATAGACCTACCAAAAATTGTACAGAAATTGGAATCTATTAGCACTAAAAGAACATTCGAGCCCATTGAACCAGTTGAAGATTTGGATCTCAGTAGCTTACTAGAAAATGAAGTTCGAAATTGTATTCTGAATGTTGTCGAATCAGGTTATAGTTCG TGCTTGAAATCTGTCTATGAGAATGCTTGGGAACATCAAGCAGGTGAATGGAAACAGGAAAAGCGGAAAATATTACATTCCATGATTGCACCATCTGGATCCTTCCTAGAACTTGGAAGCAATAAGAGTATATTCATGGATGCGGCTCCTCCTACCACACCATTTTTAGGTGTCAATGAAACTTTGTATgcatcaaaaataattgaatataataataatgtgaCTAAAAATTCACCACAACAAGACTTGGTTTCTGTTTTCACAAAGATTTCACAAGAATTCAAAGATGCA AAAGTAAAAGATATGTGGGAAATGTTGAAATACATGATTGATCTTCCACCATTTCCACATTCAGATGATCCAATCAAAAATAGATATTCGAAGCCTGTAATTAATGCTTTGGTTAATAGAGGAAAGAAATATTTAGAAGATAG gTATAAAACTTACATGAACAATATCATCAATGAAAATTTAACTTTGGCTCTCAGAGGTGGAATACCTGGTACTTACCATTTAGTCAAAAGTTTTGTTGGTATTCGTCTTCAGGGTGAATATTATGGGCTGAATGATGGTACAATTGAAGATAGACCTATTTGGCCAATGGTGTATTATTGTCTCAGAGCTGGTGATTTGAACGCAGCTATCTATTGTTTGAAGAAGCATAATTCAGATTTTAGAGAAATTATCAATATATTAGAGGCCAAAATCAATAATGCCCCTCCTGGAGATTATGCTAAATTGGAGAATAGTGTGAG ATTTGCTTATCGAAGAACAGTTCGCAATGAAACTGACCCTTTCAAACGAATTATTTGGTCTGTCTTGGGGTGTTGTGATATTGTAGATGAACACTCTGAAGTGGCCAGAACTGCAGATGATTACCTTTGGCTCAAATTGAGTCTTGTTCGAACTGATTATGACAAAGAAGACCATATTAAATATGAGGAATTACAG AGAATGATTTTAGAGGAGTATGGAGAATCACATTATGATGCTTATAATCAACCACACCTCTACTTCCAAGTGCTTTTACTAACAGGACAGTTTGAAGCAGCTCTTGAATTTTTAGCTAGAATTGAAAGATACAAAGTACATAGTGTTCATATGGCAATTGCTCTAAAAGAATTGTATCTCTTAGGTGGGCCATATGATCCTAGTGCCCCATTGA taagcATTGATCCCATGGACTCAAAACCAGCACGTCGTTTGAATATTGCTCGACTTATTCTGATCtatgtgaaaaaattcgaaatggtATGCCTAAATGAAGCCCTTCATTATTTCTTCATCCTGAGAAATATAAATGATTCTGATGGAGTCAATCTCTTCAAAATATGCACTAAAGATTTAGCTTTAGAAACAAAGAATTATGAACAAATTCTTGGAAAAGttcagaaaaatggaataagGAGCAAAGGCTTAGTAGATCAATTTAATTCCTCTGCCATAACTGCTGAGATTATAGCAGAAATAACTGCTGATTCTCTTTGCAAAAAAGGACTATTCGAGGATGCAATAGAACTTTACGATGTAGCAAAT atgcaAGAAATGACCTTGAATTTGCTGTGTTCATTACTTTCACAAGTAGTTCAACTGCCTCCCCAAGCTGGTTCTTTGAGAGATAGGTTGCAACAGAAGTCCGGTGAATTATCAGAGCGTTATGATAGGGAAGGATACAGAAGTTCAATGAATATTGTCATTTCATTCTTGAAGCTCAAAGATCTACttacatttttcaattattatcatTCAAAACAATATAATTTGGCACTAAAG ATATTAGGAGATATTCAACTGATTCCCTTGCAGTCTCATGAATTTGAGGAAAGGGTAAAAGGCTTTGACAGACTCAGCATAGAACTTTGCAAAGTTATACCAGACGTTGTATTGGCTACCATGAATATGCTTTTTGCACAATATCAAAAGTTGAAGGGAAATGATTACTTACcttcaaaattcaagaatgatgCTACAGAAAAT CAATTAACCTATCTCAGGCAGCAAGCTAAGATTCTTACTGATTTCACTGGATTATTGCCTTATAGAATGCCAGGCGATACAAATAGCAGATTGGTACAAATGGAAATTTTAATGCATTGA